In Phyllopteryx taeniolatus isolate TA_2022b chromosome 8, UOR_Ptae_1.2, whole genome shotgun sequence, one genomic interval encodes:
- the p2ry12 gene encoding P2Y purinoceptor 12 isoform X1, which translates to MDTNATLFRGNRSNLTCSRDNVVKTVVFPILYSILFLAGLSLNGLAMWVFLRIPSRSHFVIYLKNVVVADVVMTLTFPFKVLSDSNMASTGLRIFVCRVSSVLFYLTMYISILFFGLISIDRCRKTLAPFKGTNATRLARRKFLSTVVWVVLLVLCLPNVILTGKTPQSPYFKCSNLKDSAGLYWHEVVNHVCQVIFWGNLLIVIVCYTLITKELYKSYSRTKARGPEGCRASAKPKQHAKRKMNTNVFLVLAVFFVCFVPFHFARVPYTMSQTRGLLFDCRLKLFFFQLKESTLFLSSLNSLLDPLIYFFLCKSFRTTLFKTLRLPPGTCSWLLERGSDTDSSSTTLRDSSLCASGGPSRR; encoded by the exons ATGGACACAAATGCGACTCTCTTCCGAGGCAACCGCAGCAACCTCACCTGCTCCCGAGACAATGTCGTGAAGACAGTTGTTTTCCCCATCCTCTACTCCATCCTGTTCCTGGCGGGGCTGTCACTCAATGGTCTGGCAATGTGGGTGTTCTTACGCATCCCCTCGCGTTCCCACTTCGTCATCTACCTCAAAAATGTCGTGGTCGCCGACGTCGTCATGACCCTTACGTTCCCTTTCAAG GTGTTATCAGACTCCAACATGGCCTCCACTGGACTGCGAATATTCGTATGCCGGGTCTCCTCGGTGCTCTTCTACCTCACCATGTACATCAGCATCCTCTTCTTCGGCCTCATCAGCATCGACCGCTGCAGGAAGACCCTGGCACCATTCAAGGGTACCAACGCCACCAGGCTCGCCCGCAGGAAGTTCCTCTCCACCGTCGTGTGGGTCGTCCTACTGGTTCTCTGCCTTCCCAACGTGATCCTGACCGGTAAGACGCCGCAGTCGCCGTACTTCAAGTGCAGCAATCTAAAGGACAGCGCTGGACTGTACTGGCACGAGGTGGTCAACCACGTGTGTCAAGTCATTTTCTGGGGGAACCTCTTGATTGTGATCGTGTGCTACACTCTAATCACCAAAGAGCTGTACAAGTCCTACTCGCGTACCAAGGCTCGTGGCCCCGAGGGGTGCAGGGCTTCGGCCAAGCCGAAGCAGCATGCTAAAAGGAAGATGAACACCAATGTCTTCCTGGTCCTGGCAGTGTTTTTCGTTTGCTTTGTGCCGTTCCACTTCGCCCGTGTGCCGTACACCATGAGCCAGACGCGGGGCCTCCTCTTCGACTGTCGACTCAAGCTCTTCTTCTTCCAGCTCAAAGAGAGCACTCTCTTCCTGTCATCCCTCAACTCCCTCCTGGACCCACTCATTTACTTCTTCCTCTGCAAGTCCTTCAGGACCACCCTTTTCAAGACCCTCAGGCTTCCCCCTGGCACCTGCAGCTGGCTGCTGGAAAGGGGCTCAGACACCGATTCTAGCAGCACCACCCTCAGAGACTCCTCTCTGTGTGCCAGCGGTGGACCGTCACGGCGGTAA
- the p2ry12 gene encoding P2Y purinoceptor 12 isoform X2, whose product MDTNATLFRGNRSNLTCSRDNVVKTVVFPILYSILFLAGLSLNGLAMWVFLRIPSRSHFVIYLKNVVVADVVMTLTFPFKVLSDSNMASTGLRIFVCRVSSVLFYLTMYISILFFGLISIDRCRKTLAPFKGTNATRLARRKFLSTVVWVVLLVLCLPNVILTELYKSYSRTKARGPEGCRASAKPKQHAKRKMNTNVFLVLAVFFVCFVPFHFARVPYTMSQTRGLLFDCRLKLFFFQLKESTLFLSSLNSLLDPLIYFFLCKSFRTTLFKTLRLPPGTCSWLLERGSDTDSSSTTLRDSSLCASGGPSRR is encoded by the exons ATGGACACAAATGCGACTCTCTTCCGAGGCAACCGCAGCAACCTCACCTGCTCCCGAGACAATGTCGTGAAGACAGTTGTTTTCCCCATCCTCTACTCCATCCTGTTCCTGGCGGGGCTGTCACTCAATGGTCTGGCAATGTGGGTGTTCTTACGCATCCCCTCGCGTTCCCACTTCGTCATCTACCTCAAAAATGTCGTGGTCGCCGACGTCGTCATGACCCTTACGTTCCCTTTCAAG GTGTTATCAGACTCCAACATGGCCTCCACTGGACTGCGAATATTCGTATGCCGGGTCTCCTCGGTGCTCTTCTACCTCACCATGTACATCAGCATCCTCTTCTTCGGCCTCATCAGCATCGACCGCTGCAGGAAGACCCTGGCACCATTCAAGGGTACCAACGCCACCAGGCTCGCCCGCAGGAAGTTCCTCTCCACCGTCGTGTGGGTCGTCCTACTGGTTCTCTGCCTTCCCAACGTGATCCTGACCG AGCTGTACAAGTCCTACTCGCGTACCAAGGCTCGTGGCCCCGAGGGGTGCAGGGCTTCGGCCAAGCCGAAGCAGCATGCTAAAAGGAAGATGAACACCAATGTCTTCCTGGTCCTGGCAGTGTTTTTCGTTTGCTTTGTGCCGTTCCACTTCGCCCGTGTGCCGTACACCATGAGCCAGACGCGGGGCCTCCTCTTCGACTGTCGACTCAAGCTCTTCTTCTTCCAGCTCAAAGAGAGCACTCTCTTCCTGTCATCCCTCAACTCCCTCCTGGACCCACTCATTTACTTCTTCCTCTGCAAGTCCTTCAGGACCACCCTTTTCAAGACCCTCAGGCTTCCCCCTGGCACCTGCAGCTGGCTGCTGGAAAGGGGCTCAGACACCGATTCTAGCAGCACCACCCTCAGAGACTCCTCTCTGTGTGCCAGCGGTGGACCGTCACGGCGGTAA